Genomic segment of Pochonia chlamydosporia 170 chromosome 1, whole genome shotgun sequence:
TCCGATTCGACGTTGTGATGTAACAGTGTATAACTGACAACCGCATAATACTGTGCACCGACGACGTATCAAGCTGCCGCGGATAGGGCGTACTTTGACGAGGGATGAGGGACGTGTTTGAAAATTACTTGCAGAAGAGCTTTTTTTTTACGAGGCTCTCGTTACGTATCACAGCTCATGATACGTTTCCAACTCGAGGCCTTCTCTTTCCGCAGCCCTAGTATTGATTCTCCTTTGGGTTTCAAGTATTATCATCTTCTACATTGAAACGGTCATATAGGTCTATGAATACAACTCAATTTAACAGCCCTTCTCAGTTCAGCAGGGGCATCTAATTAATAGGACATCCGTCGCGGGTTTCTTCTGTCCGGATGCCTTCTTTCCTCACAGGCAAGCCCTCTTCACCGTTCATATCGCCATGTCTCAACAACTAAAGTACCGAAGGATAATGGCCATAAACCTTTAAACAGGTAAATCTTTTTGTGGTAGATGGTGATTCTTAATCCAAGAACTCGGACCAGTGACACCCTAGCGGGTCACAGACTTAACTACCGATATCTTAAATATTGGTACATTGAAGAGCAGAATTGGGACTTGCCTTTTGAGAAGATTTGAACATCCATCCCAAACCCTACCGAAATCCTTTGTCCCATTGAATTATATATCACCCGCGTGCAAATTGCAGCCAAACTCTCGAAGCAGCGTTCATGCAAGGCTCCGAACTCGAGACGAGAGTCCACCCCACAGCAAACCAGAACACCATTTCTCCCGTCAGACCGCAACATCACATTGATACCACATACCTTGATCTTAGCCGCCAGCAAACTATGCCTAACTCAATCACCATGGCTCCCAACGACATTATCGCCTCTCTGAAAGGCCGAACCCTTCACATCCCCAACCTCCAGTCCGTCTTTCAGCAACACTCCTGGCCCTCCTCACCCGCCAACCCATCCTACGCACACATCGCACCCCTCGTCGACACCACGCTCCGCCAACTATCAtcctccaacgcctccatCGGAAAAAGACTCAACGATAATCTCGCCCTATTCACCAGTCTATGGTACCCCACCGCCCAAAAGGAGCAGTTGGAAGCACTCGCCCTGTTCACAGTGTGGCTAATATGCTGGGACGACGAGATCGATTCAGACGAGGGCTCCCAATCAGATAACTTTGAAAAGGCCcagcaatggcgccaacaaaCGCTGGCGACTTTCAAAGCGGTCCTGAATCTCAGCCAGGAAGATACACTCCCCAGGGAACAAGATGCAGTGAACAGCGTCCTGATCGACTTTAGGAACCGAATATCCGGGGAGTTCTCACAATCCCAGAGGAAGCATGTGTTTCAGCATGTAGATTATTACATTTCTTGCTGCGCTAGAGAGCAAGAGTTTCGACTTGGGCGCCAAATACCCGACTTTGAGACGTACATGTCGTTCCGGGAGGGGACAGTCGCCTGCGCAATGTTGTGCTCCTTTGTTGACTTTGCGCAGCAGATACATCTTCCGGGGGAGGTGGCCGCGTCTCCTGAGAGAAAAGTTCTTGAGAGGCAGGTTGCCATTTTgtcgggtctggtcaacGACTTGTTGTCGTTTAAGAAGGAGTTGAGGGAGGAGTGTGTGATTAACGCTGTGGCATCGTTGATTACGAGTGGCTCTGGCAGGACGctggatgatgttgttgtcgaGATTGTTCGGAAGATGGAGGATGCGGTTGAGGTTTTTGACGAGGCAGCTGGGAAGTTGTTGTGTCGTGTCGATGGCGCAGCGCGGGATCTTACACGAGATTATATCAATGGGTGTAGAAAGATTGTGACGGGGTCATTGGAGTTTACGTAGGTGCCCCCTTTTTTATATTCGCTGACGATCATATCAAGGTAATGATGATACCCGTGCCAGAAATGCTAATCGTTTTTGTATTTAGGCTGCGCTCTCCA
This window contains:
- a CDS encoding terpene synthase family, metal binding domain-containing protein — translated: MAPNDIIASLKGRTLHIPNLQSVFQQHSWPSSPANPSYAHIAPLVDTTLRQLSSSNASIGKRLNDNLALFTSLWYPTAQKEQLEALALFTVWLICWDDEIDSDEGSQSDNFEKAQQWRQQTLATFKAVLNLSQEDTLPREQDAVNSVLIDFRNRISGEFSQSQRKHVFQHVDYYISCCAREQEFRLGRQIPDFETYMSFREGTVACAMLCSFVDFAQQIHLPGEVAASPERKVLERQVAILSGLVNDLLSFKKELREECVINAVASLITSGSGRTLDDVVVEIVRKMEDAVEVFDEAAGKLLCRVDGAARDLTRDYINGCRKIVTGSLEFT